A window of Staphylococcus sp. 17KM0847 contains these coding sequences:
- a CDS encoding 6-phosphogluconolactonase, with translation MAMNFKIFKDQETAATFAADILRKQFNNNPTTIAGVHLSHELAPVLETLQKNVEANAVDFSQIHILDYDKQASYYKKLGVPEKQIHEVSEDNDVEAFISRHAKTKNNKGKLTLQVISINQQGEIGLPMKESVLPAREIILVITGSKKADVVRKLYEENGSTTFIPSALKEHRMVNVVLDEAAAQGLPKDVREYFTQLYA, from the coding sequence ATGGCAATGAATTTTAAGATTTTTAAAGATCAAGAAACTGCAGCAACATTTGCAGCAGATATTTTGAGAAAACAATTCAACAATAATCCTACAACAATTGCGGGGGTTCATTTGTCACACGAATTAGCACCTGTTTTAGAAACATTACAAAAAAATGTAGAAGCGAATGCAGTAGATTTTAGTCAAATTCATATTTTAGATTATGATAAACAAGCATCTTATTATAAAAAATTAGGTGTGCCTGAAAAACAAATACATGAAGTTTCTGAAGACAATGACGTAGAGGCATTTATTAGTCGTCATGCAAAGACTAAAAATAACAAAGGAAAATTAACGCTTCAAGTGATTTCGATTAATCAACAAGGTGAAATAGGTCTTCCAATGAAAGAGAGTGTATTACCGGCACGTGAAATTATTTTAGTGATTACAGGTAGCAAAAAAGCAGATGTAGTGCGTAAATTGTATGAAGAGAATGGCAGCACAACTTTTATACCATCAGCACTAAAAGAACATCGTATGGTTAATGTTGTATTGGATGAAGCAGCTGCACAAGGATTACCAAAAGATGTTAGGGAATATTTCACACAACTTTATGCCTAA
- the queG gene encoding tRNA epoxyqueuosine(34) reductase QueG, whose amino-acid sequence MDILQLKQDIIAYAHTIGIDSIGFTTADPFDELKQKLVDYHAKGYASGFEPSDIHLRTEPKLSMPTARSIIAIAVGYPNRLKDAPKSKRGERRGIFARASWGQDYHSIMRKRLDALAAYIQEKVPDVETLSMVDTGVLSDRAVAERAGLGYVGRNGFVINPDLGTWTYLGEMLVSIPFPPDDPIIDSCGDCTLCIDRCPTGALIGNGQLNSQKCISFLTQTKGYMPDQYRYKIGNRLYGCDTCQQVCPRNRGINTEHDDIVLEPDILKPRLIPLLKMSNKQFKETYGHLAGAWRGKKPIQRNAILALAHFKEETAIPELKDVAETDPRPMIRATAFWAIGQILGEDAETYIMSHYDTELEEVQIEMKKGLETRRP is encoded by the coding sequence ATGGATATCTTACAGTTGAAACAGGACATCATTGCTTATGCACATACGATTGGTATCGATAGCATTGGATTTACAACTGCAGATCCATTTGATGAGTTAAAGCAAAAATTAGTAGATTATCATGCAAAAGGCTATGCATCAGGTTTTGAGCCATCAGATATTCATTTGCGTACAGAACCTAAATTATCCATGCCGACAGCACGTTCGATTATTGCAATTGCAGTTGGATACCCCAATCGTTTAAAAGATGCACCTAAAAGTAAGCGTGGAGAACGTAGAGGCATTTTTGCGCGTGCATCATGGGGGCAAGATTATCATAGTATTATGCGTAAAAGATTAGATGCACTGGCTGCTTATATTCAAGAAAAAGTACCCGATGTAGAAACGTTATCTATGGTTGATACAGGCGTACTGTCTGATCGAGCAGTAGCAGAACGAGCTGGACTGGGTTATGTCGGTCGCAATGGTTTTGTTATTAATCCAGACCTTGGGACTTGGACATATTTAGGGGAAATGCTCGTCAGTATTCCATTTCCACCAGATGATCCAATTATAGATAGTTGTGGCGATTGTACACTTTGTATAGATCGTTGTCCAACTGGTGCGCTTATTGGTAATGGACAGCTAAACAGTCAAAAGTGTATAAGTTTTTTAACACAAACGAAAGGCTATATGCCTGATCAATATCGATATAAAATTGGTAATCGCCTTTATGGTTGTGATACATGTCAACAAGTTTGTCCAAGAAATAGAGGCATTAATACAGAACATGATGATATTGTACTCGAACCAGATATTTTAAAGCCACGTCTTATTCCATTGTTGAAGATGAGTAATAAACAGTTTAAAGAAACATATGGTCATCTTGCTGGTGCATGGCGTGGTAAAAAGCCAATACAACGGAATGCAATATTGGCACTTGCACATTTTAAAGAGGAGACAGCAATACCTGAACTGAAGGATGTCGCTGAAACAGATCCAAGACCTATGATACGTGCAACTGCATTTTGGGCTATTGGTCAAATACTAGGGGAAGATGCAGAAACTTACATTATGTCACATTATGATACAGAATTAGAAGAAGTACAAATCGAAATGAAAAAGGGATTAGAAACGAGGAGACCATAA
- a CDS encoding SAS053 family DNA gyrase inhibitor, whose protein sequence is MLEKKEHDNEMVESFDDVVELGKEMEQISEANDEEKYDQSHKEIKPNTHD, encoded by the coding sequence ATGTTAGAGAAAAAAGAACATGACAATGAAATGGTAGAAAGCTTTGATGATGTTGTAGAGCTTGGAAAAGAGATGGAACAAATCTCAGAAGCAAATGACGAAGAAAAATATGACCAATCGCATAAAGAGATTAAACCAAACACCCATGATTAA
- the trmL gene encoding tRNA (uridine(34)/cytosine(34)/5-carboxymethylaminomethyluridine(34)-2'-O)-methyltransferase TrmL — MSIHVVLYQPEIPANTGNIARTCAATDTKLHLIRPLGFSTDDKMLKRAGLDYWKFVDITYYDSIEDFFEQTEGEYYLLTKFGSKNHTSQDFSNRKTNHYFIFGKETTGLPSWVKDKYENTALRIPMNSNVRALNLSNTAAILIYEALRQQDYPDLQ; from the coding sequence ATGAGTATTCACGTGGTATTATATCAACCTGAAATTCCAGCCAATACTGGAAATATCGCACGTACTTGTGCGGCAACAGATACTAAATTACATTTGATTCGACCTTTAGGCTTTAGTACAGATGATAAAATGTTAAAACGTGCTGGGCTAGATTATTGGAAGTTTGTTGATATTACATATTATGATAGTATAGAGGATTTTTTCGAACAGACAGAGGGTGAATATTATTTATTAACTAAGTTCGGCTCGAAAAATCATACATCACAAGATTTTTCGAATCGTAAAACCAATCATTATTTTATTTTTGGTAAAGAAACAACAGGTTTACCAAGCTGGGTTAAAGATAAATACGAAAATACGGCACTGCGCATTCCAATGAATAGTAATGTAAGAGCACTTAATTTATCCAATACAGCAGCCATATTAATTTATGAAGCGTTGCGTCAACAAGATTATCCTGATTTACAATAG
- the fumC gene encoding class II fumarate hydratase, with amino-acid sequence MSIRIEHDTFGEIEVPADKYWGAQTQRSKQNFPVGKEKMPIEVVYGFAQLKRAAAIANHELGKLSDAKKEAIVYACDRILAGELDEHFPLVVWQTGSGTQSNMNVNEVVSFVANKYLAEQGYDDKIHPNDDVNKSQSSNDTFPTAMHVALYHEIEQKLVPALKGLRETFYEKEQAYKAIIKIGRTHLQDATPITLGQEISGWRYMLDVCEQLITDSKKHILNLAIGGTAVGTGINAHPEFGTKVAQNIANHTGYPFVSSPNKFHALTAHDEVVQLHGSLKALAGDLMKIANDIRWLASGPRAGLAEISIPENEPGSSIMPGKVNPTQCEMLTMVAVQVMGNDTVVGISSSQGNFELNVFKPVILHNTLQSIYLLTDGMNTFNDNCAVGIEPIEAHIDNYLNQSLMLVTALNPHIGYENAAFIAKKAHKEGLTLKEAAIASGHLTEAQFEEWIRPADMVHPK; translated from the coding sequence ATGTCTATAAGAATTGAACACGATACGTTTGGAGAAATAGAGGTACCCGCAGATAAATATTGGGGCGCACAAACACAACGTAGTAAGCAAAATTTCCCAGTAGGTAAAGAAAAAATGCCGATCGAAGTGGTATACGGATTTGCACAATTAAAACGTGCAGCAGCAATTGCTAATCATGAATTAGGTAAGTTAAGTGATGCTAAAAAAGAAGCAATTGTATATGCATGTGATCGTATTTTAGCTGGAGAGTTAGATGAACATTTTCCACTAGTTGTTTGGCAAACAGGAAGTGGTACACAAAGTAACATGAATGTGAATGAAGTTGTAAGTTTTGTAGCTAATAAATATTTAGCCGAACAAGGTTATGATGACAAAATTCATCCCAATGATGATGTTAACAAGTCACAAAGCTCAAATGATACATTTCCAACAGCAATGCATGTCGCACTCTATCATGAAATTGAACAAAAGTTAGTGCCAGCATTGAAAGGTTTGCGCGAAACATTTTATGAAAAAGAACAAGCGTATAAAGCAATTATTAAAATTGGGCGAACACATTTACAAGATGCAACACCGATTACTTTAGGACAAGAAATTAGTGGTTGGCGTTATATGTTAGATGTTTGTGAACAGTTGATTACAGATTCTAAAAAGCATATTTTAAATCTTGCTATCGGTGGTACAGCAGTAGGAACTGGGATTAATGCACATCCGGAATTTGGTACAAAAGTTGCACAAAACATTGCAAACCATACCGGTTATCCATTTGTGTCATCTCCAAATAAGTTTCACGCGTTAACAGCACATGATGAAGTTGTACAATTACATGGCAGTTTAAAAGCATTAGCAGGGGACTTAATGAAAATTGCTAATGATATCAGATGGTTAGCTTCTGGACCACGTGCAGGTTTAGCAGAAATTTCAATCCCAGAAAATGAGCCGGGATCATCTATTATGCCGGGGAAAGTCAATCCTACACAATGTGAAATGTTAACAATGGTAGCTGTACAAGTCATGGGAAATGACACCGTTGTAGGTATTTCAAGCTCACAAGGTAACTTCGAATTAAATGTATTTAAGCCTGTTATTTTACACAATACATTACAATCTATATATTTATTGACAGATGGTATGAATACATTCAATGATAATTGTGCAGTAGGTATTGAACCAATTGAAGCACATATTGATAACTACTTAAATCAGTCATTGATGCTTGTAACAGCATTAAACCCACATATTGGTTATGAAAATGCTGCATTTATTGCTAAAAAAGCACACAAAGAAGGCTTAACATTAAAAGAGGCAGCCATTGCTTCTGGACATTTAACTGAAGCACAGTTTGAAGAATGGATTCGTCCAGCAGACATGGTTCACCCCAAATAA
- the nagA gene encoding N-acetylglucosamine-6-phosphate deacetylase: MAKIFVIQGGTIYTEDGVIQNGHIIVKEGKIHQISHTPYTGDLDVVDATGQHILPGFIDLHIHGGYGHDIMDASVEGLEVLSQNLLSEGTTSYLATTMTQSTDAINKALASIAMYVNDIQCGDDKHGAEILGVHLEGPFISEYKVGAQNPDYVERPSVSKISAFQKHAEGLIKVITYAPEVEGASETLAKLSNSIIFSIGHTVATFDEVNEAVAHGAKHVTHLYNAGTPFMHREPGVFGAAWTNPFLHTELIADGIHAHPAAVQVAYQMKGNARFYLITDAMRAKGLQDGEYDLGGQNVIVKGKEARLVNGTLAGSILKMNDGLRNLMNFTQQSLEDLWRVTSYNQAKALNILDQKGSLKEGKQADIVILDRNINVLKTIKAGYVVNNIDNK, from the coding sequence GTGGCAAAGATTTTTGTAATACAAGGTGGCACAATTTACACAGAAGATGGTGTCATTCAAAATGGGCATATTATTGTGAAAGAAGGTAAGATTCACCAAATCAGTCATACACCATACACAGGTGACTTGGATGTAGTAGATGCGACAGGACAGCATATCTTACCTGGATTTATAGATCTTCATATCCATGGTGGTTATGGTCATGATATTATGGATGCTTCTGTTGAAGGATTAGAGGTTTTATCCCAAAATTTATTGAGTGAGGGAACAACAAGCTATTTAGCGACAACAATGACACAATCAACAGATGCTATTAACAAAGCTTTAGCATCGATTGCAATGTACGTTAATGATATACAATGTGGTGATGATAAACATGGTGCTGAAATATTAGGTGTACATTTAGAAGGACCTTTTATTTCAGAATACAAGGTAGGCGCTCAGAACCCAGACTATGTTGAACGACCATCTGTGAGTAAAATTTCAGCATTTCAAAAGCACGCTGAGGGGCTTATTAAAGTGATAACATATGCACCTGAAGTAGAGGGAGCATCAGAAACATTAGCAAAACTGAGTAACTCGATTATTTTTTCGATAGGACATACGGTCGCTACATTTGATGAAGTGAATGAAGCAGTAGCTCATGGTGCAAAACATGTGACACATTTGTATAATGCAGGTACACCATTTATGCACCGAGAGCCAGGAGTTTTTGGAGCTGCTTGGACGAATCCGTTTTTACATACTGAGCTCATTGCAGATGGTATTCATGCACATCCAGCAGCAGTTCAAGTTGCATATCAAATGAAAGGGAATGCGCGTTTTTATTTAATTACCGATGCAATGCGAGCAAAAGGTTTGCAAGATGGTGAATATGATCTAGGTGGTCAGAATGTTATAGTGAAAGGTAAGGAAGCACGTTTGGTTAATGGTACGTTAGCCGGAAGTATTTTAAAGATGAATGATGGTTTGCGCAACTTAATGAACTTTACACAACAGTCATTAGAAGATTTATGGCGTGTTACAAGTTATAATCAAGCTAAAGCATTAAATATTTTAGACCAAAAAGGTAGTCTAAAAGAAGGTAAACAAGCAGATATTGTTATATTAGATCGTAATATCAATGTTTTAAAAACGATCAAAGCAGGGTATGTAGTAAATAATATTGACAATAAGTAA